Proteins encoded within one genomic window of Ammonifex degensii KC4:
- a CDS encoding FIST signal transduction protein yields MSNGGRKVKAAWGASKRSTPREAVYEAWAQVVPGEVEPSLFLCFFTPDYSPDEVFSQLNFLLYERPSWRLAGLSTAGIISPRGIWEQGLGLLRISGEGLVVVTSMAKLGRLAAFQAGQEAGEELLAGGVRPPGTIFVFYDGYAEGITPFLWGLYDVLGPDFTYVGGGGGEHFRGKGSVQLTERGWTTGAAVVAGVRGLRTVALAEHGWRPKADPFFITRAEGRIVTSINGFPAREAYLNLVGEKDKSISEIGIAHPLGFPRLTGEFLLRDPLRELPGGAIEFVSEVPFNSAAFLMRAEDLAAVAERVVKKALEFSPKPSFGFIAYCLSQYWLARTSAEEMISLWGEVPYLGFLSFGEVAARGTVPFVQNKTVTVALGRE; encoded by the coding sequence TTGTCAAACGGGGGCCGGAAGGTAAAAGCGGCCTGGGGGGCAAGTAAACGGAGCACTCCCCGGGAAGCGGTCTACGAGGCTTGGGCGCAGGTGGTGCCGGGAGAGGTAGAGCCTTCCCTTTTTCTTTGCTTCTTTACCCCTGACTACTCCCCCGATGAAGTTTTCTCCCAATTGAACTTCCTTCTTTACGAGCGGCCCTCTTGGCGGCTGGCCGGGCTCTCTACGGCCGGTATCATCTCTCCCCGGGGAATATGGGAGCAGGGCCTGGGATTGCTCCGCATATCCGGAGAAGGACTAGTGGTAGTGACCTCCATGGCCAAACTAGGGCGGCTGGCTGCCTTCCAGGCCGGGCAGGAAGCGGGGGAGGAGCTGCTGGCGGGAGGGGTAAGGCCTCCCGGAACCATCTTCGTCTTTTACGATGGCTACGCCGAGGGCATCACCCCCTTCCTCTGGGGGCTTTACGACGTGCTGGGTCCCGACTTCACCTATGTGGGAGGGGGAGGAGGGGAGCATTTCCGTGGAAAGGGATCGGTTCAGCTCACGGAGAGGGGCTGGACCACGGGGGCGGCAGTGGTGGCGGGAGTAAGGGGACTGAGGACGGTCGCACTAGCAGAACACGGTTGGCGTCCTAAGGCCGATCCCTTTTTCATCACGCGGGCCGAAGGGAGGATAGTAACCAGCATCAACGGTTTTCCGGCTCGGGAAGCTTATCTTAACCTGGTGGGAGAAAAGGATAAAAGTATTTCCGAAATAGGAATCGCTCATCCCCTAGGTTTTCCCCGACTGACAGGAGAATTTTTGCTGCGCGATCCCTTAAGGGAATTACCCGGAGGAGCGATAGAATTTGTAAGCGAGGTTCCCTTTAACAGTGCTGCTTTCCTTATGCGAGCGGAGGACCTGGCAGCGGTGGCGGAAAGGGTGGTAAAGAAGGCACTCGAGTTTTCGCCCAAGCCCAGCTTCGGCTTTATAGCTTATTGCCTTTCGCAATACTGGCTTGCCCGCACATCGGCAGAAGAGATGATAAGCTTATGGGGCGAGGTTCCTTATCTGGGCTTCTTGAGCTTCGGCGAGGTAGCCGCGAGGGGAACGGTTCCCTTCGTGCAGAACAAGACGGTCACCGTAGCTTTGGGGAGGGAGTAG